GTGGCCTACGCGCTGGTCGGCGCGGTCGCCCGCTATGACAGGGGTGAGCACCCCGCGCTCAAGTTCACCGCGGGTGGTTTCAAGGACTTCACCCGCATTGCCGCCAGCGCCCCCGAACTCTGGCGCGCGATCGTGGAAGCCAACGCCAAGTCGAGCCTCGATTCCATCGCGCGCTTCAAGGCCGAGCTCACTGCGATTGAAGATGCCATCGCCGCCGGAGATTTCGACAAGCTCGAAGATCTCTTTACGCAGGCCGCTACCGTGCGTCGCTCGCTGGAGGACGCATGAAGTCGGTGCGCGTGGCGCCAAAGCGCGGCGTCTGCGGCAGCGCGCTCGTGCCGGGGGACAAGTCCATTTCCCATCGCTCGGTCATGCTTGGTTCCATCGCCGAAGGCGTGACCGAAGTGACCGGCTTCCTTGCCGGCGAAGACCCGCTGGCCACCATGGCGGCCTTTCGGGAAATGGGCGTTGAAATCGCCCACAATGGAACGAATCTAACCATCCACGGCGTCGGCCTGCACGGGCTCAAAAAACCGGCGCGCACGCTCGACATCGGCAATTCGGGAACCTCGATTCGTCTGATGAGCGGGCTCCTCAGCGGGCAGGCCTTCGAGACGGTCATCGACGGCGATGCCTCGATTCGAAAGCGCCCCATGAAGCGGGTGATCGAGCCGCTCTCGAAGATGGGCGCGCGCATCGAGGACGCCGACGGCGCCGGGCACGCGCCGCTCACCATTCGCGGTGTTGCGCCGGGGCAGAAACTGCAGGCCATCAAATACGAAAGCCCCGTGGCCTCCGCGCAGGTGAAGAGCGCGATTTTGCTGGCGGGACTGTATGCGGACGGCAAGACCACCGTGCGCGAGCCCCATCCGTCGCGCGATCACACCGAGCGCATGCTCGCCCACATGGGCGTGCGGCTCGAACGCGGCGACTGGGGCGCGAGCATTGTCGGCGGCGCGCAGCCCAAAGCCGCAACCATCGATGTGCCCGCCGATATTTCCTCGGCGGCGTTCTTTCTGG
This genomic interval from Chrysiogenia bacterium contains the following:
- a CDS encoding 3-phosphoshikimate 1-carboxyvinyltransferase (catalyzes the formation of 5-O-(1-carboxyvinyl)-3-phosphoshikimate from phosphoenolpyruvate and 3-phosphoshikimate in tryptophan biosynthesis), encoding MKSVRVAPKRGVCGSALVPGDKSISHRSVMLGSIAEGVTEVTGFLAGEDPLATMAAFREMGVEIAHNGTNLTIHGVGLHGLKKPARTLDIGNSGTSIRLMSGLLSGQAFETVIDGDASIRKRPMKRVIEPLSKMGARIEDADGAGHAPLTIRGVAPGQKLQAIKYESPVASAQVKSAILLAGLYADGKTTVREPHPSRDHTERMLAHMGVRLERGDWGASIVGGAQPKAATIDVPADISSAAFFLVAALLAGEGELVLPKVGVNPTRDGIIEALQSMGAKIELENPRELGGEPVADLRVAPGALKGATIGGALIPRLIDEIPALCVAACFAEGT